One Saccharomycodes ludwigii strain NBRC 1722 chromosome VI, whole genome shotgun sequence DNA segment encodes these proteins:
- the ATM1 gene encoding ATP-binding cassette Fe/S cluster precursor transporter ATM1 (similar to Saccharomyces cerevisiae YMR301C | ATM1 | ABC Transporter Mitochondrial) — translation MLLFNKCMANTWIKLTPKTSSKLINRVICRKSHTIATNISNKPVNTINRRFSPIIKRGFHSNSFVFNKINIVNDNANKKPQTFTTPSPLSSSKIAKTSVNQAKNIASKTPTVSELKILKDLLKYIWPKGDNKVKTRVLIALALLIAAKLLNIEVPFFFKSIIDDMNVTWDVKENALPLAIVFTIFSYGVARFGASLFGELRNAVFSKVAQNAIRKVSLQTFQHLMKLDLGWHLSRQTGGLTRAMDRGTKGISYVLSAMVFHIIPITFEISVVCGILTYQFGPSFAAVTFTTMLIYAIFTFKTTAWRTEFRRAANRADNKAASVAVDSLINFEAVKYFNNEKFLAEKYHSSLLKYKDSQIKVAQSLAFLNTGQNFIFTSALTAMMYMGCKGVLLGDYSVGDLVLINQLVFQLSVPLNFLGSVYRELKQSLIDMESLFKLQKNQVKIKEPANPLALPDSIPYEIKFENVTFGYQPDRKILHNCSLTIPAGSKTAIVGPSGSGKSTILKLVFRFYDVEEGRILVDGKDIRDIGLESLRKTIGVVPQDTPLFNDTIWENVKFGRVTATDDEIKHAINKAQMSDLISKLPKGTETIVGERGMMISGGEKQRLAIARVLLKDTPIMFFDEATSALDTQTEQNLLKTVKKNFAGNDRTSVYVAHRLRTIADAEKIIVLENGKVREEGTHLSLLGKKDSLYKELWNIQENLDMLEEELEEDKANNQ, via the coding sequence TCACATACTATAGCAACTAATATTTCCAATAAACCTGTAAATACTATTAATAGGCGGTTTtcaccaataataaaaaggggCTTCCATTCAAATTCATTcgtatttaataaaattaatattgttaatgATAATGCTAATAAAAAGCCTCAGACATTTACCACGCCTAGTCCTTTATCGAGCTCTAAAATAGCAAAAACATCTGTTAATCAAGCGAAAAATATTGCTTCTAAAACACCAACCGTATCcgaattgaaaattttaaaggaTTTGTTGAAATATATCTGGCCAAAGGGTgataataaagttaaaacaAGAGTTTTAATTGCATTGGCTTTGTTAATTGCAGCAAAACTATTGAATATTGAagttcccttttttttcaaatcaatTATCGATGATATGAATGTAACTTGGGACGTTAAGGAAAATGCACTACCTTTAGCTATAGTTTTCACTATTTTTTCATATGGCGTTGCTAGATTTGGAGCTTCCCTGTTTGGCGAACTAAGAAACGCGGTCTTTTCGAAAGTAGCCCAAAATGCTATTCGTAAAGTTTCTTTACAAACTTTCCAACACTTGATGAAATTGGATTTGGGCTGGCATTTAAGCAGGCAAACCGGTGGATTAACAAGGGCTATGGACAGGGGTACAAAGGGTATATCGTATGTCCTATCCGCAATGGTTTTTCACATTATTCCAATAACTTTTGAGATATCTGTTGTATGTGGAATCTTAACTTATCAGTTTGGTCCATCGTTTGCCGCAGTTACTTTTACTACCATGTTGATATATGCCATCTTTACTTTCAAAACCACTGCATGGAGAACGGAATTTAGAAGAGCAGCAAATAGAGCAGATAACAAAGCAGCAAGTGTTGCCGTTGattcattaataaattttgaagctgttaaatactttaacaatgaaaaatttttagcTGAAAAATATCATTCCTCCTTACTTAAGTATAAAGATTCGCAAATTAAAGTGGCACAATCTTTAGCCTTTTTAAATACTGGTCagaatttcatttttacttCTGCGCTAACCGCCATGATGTATATGGGTTGCAAAGGTGTTTTGTTAGGCGACTATTCTGTGGGTGATTTGGTTTTAATTAATCAATTAGTTTTCCAATTGTCGGTGCCACTAAATTTCTTGGGCAGTGTTTATCGTGAATTAAAACAATCTTTGATAGATATGGAATCTCTATTCAAATTACAGAAAAACCaagttaaaattaaagagCCGGCTAATCCATTAGCATTACCTGATTCCATACCCTATGAGatcaaatttgaaaatgttaCGTTTGGTTATCAGCCAGATCGTAAAATCTTACACAATTGTTCCTTAACTATTCCGGCAGGCTCTAAAACTGCGATTGTTGGCCCTAGCGGTAGTGGTAAATCTacaattttgaaattagtTTTCAGATTTTATGATGTAGAGGAAGGTAGGATTTTAGTTGACGGTAAAGATATTAGAGATATAGGATTAGAGTCTCTAAGGAAGACTATTGGTGTTGTTCCACAAGATACTCCTTTATTCAATGACACCATATGGGAAAATGTAAAATTTGGGAGAGTTACTGCTACTGATGATGAAATTAAACATGCCATAAACAAAGCGCAAATGTCGGATTTAATATCTAAATTGCCTAAAGGTACAGAAACAATTGTTGGTGAAAGAGGGATGATGATAAGTGGTGGTGAAAAGCAGCGGTTGGCTATTGCGAGGGTATTGTTGAAGGACACGCCCATTATGTTTTTCGATGAAGCCACTAGTGCCTTAGATACACAGACTGAGCAAAATTTGTTGAAGACAGTCAAAAAGAATTTTGCTGGCAATGATAGAACCAGTGTTTATGTTGCGCATAGATTGAGAACCATTGCCGATGCAGAGAAAATCATTGTTTTGGAAAATGGTAAAGTTAGAGAAGAAGGGACCCATTTAAGTTTGTTGGGTAAAAAGGATTCTTTGTATAAGGAATTATGGAACATCCAAGAAAATTTGGATATGTTGGAAGAAGAGTTAGAAGAAGATAAGGCAAATAACCagtga
- the ADE4 gene encoding amidophosphoribosyltransferase (similar to Saccharomyces cerevisiae YMR300C | ADE4 | ADEnine requiring), whose amino-acid sequence MCGILGIALADQSGTVAPELFDGSLFLQHRGQDAAGISTCGKGGRLYQCKGNGMARDVFTQKRMNGLAGNMGIAHLRYPTAGSSANSEAQPFYVNSPYGICLSHNGNLVNTATLRRYMDEVVHRHINTDSDSELLLNVFASELEKHNKYRVNDEDIFLALEGVYRLCRGGYACVGMLAGFALIGFRDPNGIRPLLVGERENEDGSRDYMLASESVVLKAHNFSKFRDLKPGEAVIIHKDCSEPNFKQVVPINSYRPDLFEYVYFARPDSVLDGISVYHTRIQMGVKLADRVRKLVDPNEIDVVMSVPDTARTCALQVSIELNKPYREGFVKNRYVGRTFIMPNQKQRVSSVRRKLNPMESEFKDKNVLIVDDSIVRGTTSREIIHMAKEAGAKKVFFASAAPPIRYNHIYGIDLADTKELVAYNRNDDEICKELHCDKIIYQTLEDLIDCCKTPTIDKFEVGVFNGNYVTGVEDGYLLELEEMRAHNKIAENEKAQFDIGLYNSADYQ is encoded by the coding sequence ATGTGTGGTATTTTAGGTATTGCTCTGGCGGATCAATCAGGTACGGTAGCACCTGAATTATTTGATGGGTCCTTATTTTTACAACATAGAGGTCAAGATGCAGCTGGTATTTCCACCTGTGGCAAAGGAGGTAGACTATATCAATGTAAAGGTAACGGTATGGCAAGAGATGTTTTCActcaaaaaagaatgaatGGGCTTGCTGGTAATATGGGTATTGCCCATTTACGTTATCCAACTGCTGGGTCAAGCGCTAATTCAGAAGCCCAACCATTTTATGTCAACAGTCCATATGGTATTTGTTTAAGTCATAATGGTAATTTAGTTAATACTGCCACTTTAAGAAGATATATGGATGAAGTGGTTCATAGACATATTAACACTGATAGCGATAGTGAGCTacttttaaatgtttttgcTTCCGAATTAGAAAAGCATAACAAATATAGAGTTAATGAcgaagatatttttttggcgTTAGAAGGTGTTTATCGTTTATGTCGTGGAGGTTATGCCTGTGTTGGTATGTTGGCTGGTTTTGCTTTGATCGGTTTCAGAGATCCAAATGGTATTAGGCCTCTGTTGGTTGGTGAAAGGGAAAATGAGGACGGTAGTAGAGATTATATGTTAGCTTCTGAATCTGTTGTATTAAAAGCCCATAATTTTAGCAAGTTTCGCGACCTGAAGCCAGGTGAAGCTGTCATCATACATAAAGACTGTTCAGAAccaaattttaaacaagTTGTTCCAATTAACTCTTATAGACCAGATTTATTTGAATATGTCTATTTTGCTAGGCCTGATAGTGTCTTGGATGGTATTAGTGTTTATCATACTAGAATACAAATGGGTGTAAAGTTGGCCGATAGAGTGAGAAAGTTGGTTGATCCTAATGAAATTGATGTTGTTATGAGTGTTCCAGACACTGCTCGTACTTGTGCTTTGCAGGTTTCCATTGAGTTGAATAAACCTTACCGTGAAggttttgttaaaaatagataTGTTGGCAGAACTTTCATTATGCCAAACCAAAAACAACGTGTTTCTTCTGTTAGACGTAAATTAAACCCTATGGAAAGCGAATTTAAAGATAAGAACGTTTTGATTGTTGATGATTCTATTGTGAGAGGTACAACATCTAGGGAAATCATACATATGGCCAAAGAGGCCGGTGCTAAAAAGGTCTTTTTTGCTTCCGCTGCACCACCAATCCGTTATAACCATATCTATGGTATTGATTTAGCTGATACCAAGGAATTGGTTGCTTACAACagaaatgatgatgaaatcTGCAAAGAATTACATTGTGATAAAATTATCTATCAAACATTGGAAGATTTGATAGATTGTTGTAAGACACCAACTATTGATAAGTTTGAGGTTGGTGTTTTTAATGGTAATTATGTAACAGGTGTTGAGGATGGTTATTTATTGGAACTGGAGGAAATGCGTGctcataataaaatagcGGAAAATGAAAAGGCTCAATTTGATATTGGATTATATAATTCTGCTGACTATCAGTAG
- the FSH1 gene encoding putative serine hydrolase (similar to Saccharomyces cerevisiae YHR049W | FSH1 | Family of Serine Hydrolases), translating into MTTAGPKLLCLHGFLQNAKVFSEKSSGIRKLLKKAGIQTDYIDGPVVLERKDLPFEMDDDKWQACLDANVNRAWFSHSEISKELDLSDSIKYVSEYIAKNGPYDGIIAFSQGAALATIITNQITTLVPTQPQFKVSVIISGYSFTEPDPEHPGQLRITEKFVKSFTPNPERTTKMLFIYGSSDQAVPCQRSKYLYNIYENSNVKDNLKAFEHDGGHMVPNKKGFLRPIVEEISEALKD; encoded by the coding sequence atgACTACCGCCGGaccaaaattattatgTTTGCACGGTTTCTTACAAAATGCCAAGGTCTTTTCTGAAAAATCGTCTGGTATTAgaaagttattaaaaaaagctGGAATTCAAACTGATTATATTGATGGGCCAGTTGTattggaaagaaaagatttgCCCTTTGAAATGGATGATGACAAATGGCAAGCCTGTTTGGATGCAAACGTTAACAGAGCCTGGTTTTCCCACAGTGAAATATCAAAGGAATTGGACTTAAGTGACTCTATTAAGTATGTTTCCGAGTATATTGCTAAGAATGGGCCTTATGATGGTATAATTGCGTTTTCCCAGGGTGCTGCTTTAGCCACTATCATAACTAATCAAATTACAACCCTAGTTCCAACTCAACCCCAATTTAAAGtttctgttattatttcaGGTTATTCTTTCACAGAACCAGATCCAGAACATCCTGGACAATTGAGAATTACagaaaaatttgttaaaagtTTTACTCCAAATCCAGAAAGAACTACTAAAatgctttttatttatggtTCTAGTGATCAAGCTGTCCCATGCCAGAGATCTAAATACttgtataatatttacGAAAACTCTAACGTCAAGGATAATTTGAAGGCATTTGAGCATGATGGTGGTCACATGGTACCAAACAAAAAGGGTTTCTTGAGACCAATTGTTGAAGAAATTAGTGAAGCTTTGAAAGATTag
- the SMF2 gene encoding divalent metal ion transporter SMF2 (similar to Saccharomyces cerevisiae YHR050W | SMF2 | Suppressor of Mitochondria import Function), translated as MVYNYDTPDEYNNNVQRISTEMGRETTIGEIKNNPLSLSTMFHKIFKCLRKYMRFVGPGLMVSVSYMDPGNYSTAVAAGSTHRYKLLFSVLLSNIMAAFWQCLCAKLGAVTGLDLASNCQKHLPANLNIFLYILAELAIVATDLAEVVGTAISLNILFKVPLPLGVILTVVDVLIVLMCYKPNGDLKIVRWFEMFVSVLVILTVACFSIELYQVDIGSTKEMLSGFLPSREVIEGDGLYLSLAILGATLMPHSLYLGSGVVQPRLRDYDIKNGNYKPKDIDMENNHDKYKPSLEAINSMYHYTVAELLVSLFTVALFVNCSILIVAGATLSPDINGIADADLFTIYDILCSTLSKGAGVIFVLALLFSGQSAGVVCTLSGQIVSEGFLNWTISPTLRRAVTRAVAILPCLILVFVAGRTGLSGALNASQVVLSLLLPFVSAPLLYFTSNKKIMSVRKSSSPSSYELESLNGSSENDNGSSNNELEVEYEDMSNGVCTTILAILSWLFISGLNFYLLISFSQGKDVHL; from the coding sequence ATGGTCTATAACTATGATACACCCGATgaatacaataataatgtacAGCGCATATCCACAGAAATGGGACGCGAAACTACGATAGGAGAGATCAAAAACAATCCCCTTTCCTTATCAACAATGTTTcataaaatattcaaatgtcttagaaaatatatgaGATTTGTAGGACCCGGTTTAATGGTCTCAGTGTCATATATGGATCCCGGGAACTATAGTACAGCGGTGGCAGCTGGTTCTACACATAGATATAAATTACTATTTTCAGTTTTGTTATCTAATATAATGGCAGCATTTTGGCAGTGTCTTTGTGCCAAATTGGGCGCTGTTACAGGCTTAGACTTGGCATCCAATTGTCAAAAACATTTGCCAGCCAATTTAAACATTTTCCTATACATATTAGCCGAGTTGGCTATAGTGGCTACAGATCTAGCTGAAGTTGTTGGAACTGCCATTTccttaaatattttgtttaaggTTCCATTGCCATTAGGTGTTATCCTAACTGTTGTAGACGTTTTGATTGTTTTAATGTGCTACAAACCTAATGGTGACTTGAAAATTGTCCGTTGGTTTGAAATGTTTGTTTCTGTACTAGTTATTTTGACAGTAGCATGTTTTAGTATTGAACTATATCAGGTCGATATAGGTTCCACCAAGGAAATGTTATCAGGATTTCTACCAAGTAGAGAGGTGATCGAGGGTGATGGGCTTTATTTAAGTTTAGCTATATTGGGGGCCACATTAATGCCCCACTCCTTATATTTAGGTTCAGGAGTAGTACAACCAAGGCTAAGAGATTacgatattaaaaatgggaATTATAAACCAAAGGATATAGATATGGAAAATAATCACGACAAGTATAAACCATCTTTGGAGGCCATCAATTCGATGTATCATTATACTGTTGCAGAGTTGCtagtatcattatttacTGTGGCTTTGTTTGTGAATTGTTCCATATTAATAGTTGCTGGTGCTACTCTAAGTCCAGACATTAACGGAATAGCAGATGCAGATTTATTTACAATTTATGATATATTATGTTCCACATTGAGCAAAGGAGCAGGTGTCATCTTTGTTCTAGCATTATTGTTTTCGGGGCAAAGTGCTGGTGTTGTTTGTACGCTAAGCGGACAAATTGTTAGTGAAGGGTTTTTAAATTGGACAATTTCACCAACGTTAAGAAGAGCTGTTACAAGAGCGGTTGCCATATTGCCCTGTTTGATTTTGGTCTTTGTGGCTGGTAGAACAGGTCTAAGTGGTGCCTTGAATGCATCTCAAGTTGTTTTGTCTCTATTATTGCCATTCGTATCAGCCCcgttattatattttactAGCAACAAGAAAATCATGAGTGTCAGAAAAAGTAGTTCTCCGTCATCTTATGAATTGGAAAGCTTAAATGGTTCAAGCGAAAACGATAACGGCAGTAGTAATAACGAGTTAGAAGTAGAATATGAGGATATGAGTAATGGTGTGTGTACTACCATATTAGCTATATTATCGTGGTTGTTTATCTCGGGGctaaatttttatctattGATTAGTTTTAGCCAAGGTAAAGATGTGCATTTATAA
- the RCN1 gene encoding Rcn1p (similar to Saccharomyces cerevisiae YKL159C | RCN1 | Regulator of CalciNeurin) yields MNRVTDTIIVLVKTPELYDIILGSIVSTVQEMLSCELSLTTEKDAIQVIKLHSFNKILIVSPNESISKMVMSKTTSLIHNIKCYYSLKNSNNMSKNDNDFYLKIPKNDKLFLISPPASPPNEFDYTKREDVPRSNDNRHCNYNYALNNDSLNNGSYATTMDNGNNSENDNTQQEATLLSNSMLKIILTKPKNTIVDNIAPDTSINEFRTSLPPKSIFDDDD; encoded by the coding sequence ATGAACCGTGTTACAGATACTATTATAGTGTTGGTGAAAACACCCGAATTATATGATATAATATTGGGAAGTATAGTTTCAACTGTTCAAGAAATGTTATCATGCGAATTATCATTGACTACAGAAAAGGATGCTATTCAAGTGATTAAACTACATAGTTTTAACAAGATATTGATTGTATCACCAAATGAAAGCATAAGCAAAATGGTGATGAGCAAAACAACTTCGTTAATacataatataaaatgttattattctttaaagaatagcaataatatgTCTAAAAATGACAacgatttttatttgaaaataccAAAGAAtgataaactttttttaatatcccCACCCGCTTCACCGCCTAACGAGTTTGACTATACTAAAAGGGAAGACGTGCCCCGTAGTAATGATAACAGACACtgtaattataattatgctttaaataatgatagttTAAATAATGGTAGCTATGCCACCACTATGGACAATGGCAACAACAGTGAAAACGATAATACACAACAGGAAGCCACATTATTAAGTAATTCTatgttgaaaataatactaactAAGCCAAAAAATACGATTGTCGATAACATTGCTCCTGATACGTCTATAAATGAATTTAGAACAAGTCTCCCACCTAAATCTATTTTTGATGACGATGATTAA
- the COX6 gene encoding cytochrome c oxidase subunit VI (similar to Saccharomyces cerevisiae YHR051W | COX6 | Cytochrome c OXidase) encodes MLSRILFKRTPLCAIARATTVSTRVVVPKFTQISVSARNYSSHHEEETFEEFTARFEKEFDQAYDLFEVQRVLNNCFSYDLVPAPAVIEKALRAVRRVNDLPTAIRVFEALKFKVEDEAQYKAYLEELKDVREELGIPLREELFKETESTH; translated from the coding sequence atgTTGTCCAGAATTTTGTTCAAAAGAACTCCTTTGTGTGCTATTGCTAGAGCCACCACCGTCAGCACAAGAGTTGTCGTTCCAAAATTTACTCAAATTTCTGTCTCCGCCAGAAACTATTCTTCTCACCATGAAGAAGAAACTTTTGAAGAATTTACTGCTAGATTCGAAAAAGAGTTTGATCAAGCTTACGATCTATTCGAAGTTCAACGTGTTTTGAacaattgtttttcttaTGATTTGGTTCCAGCACCAGCTGTTATTGAAAAGGCTTTAAGAGCTGTCAGAAGGGTTAATGATCTGCCAACTGCTATTAGAGTGTTTGAAGCTTTGAAGTTCAAGGTTGAGGATGAAGCTCAATACAAGGCTTACTTGgaagaattaaaagatgTTAGAGAAGAGTTAGGTATTCCATTAAGAGAAGAATTATTCAAGGAGACTGAATCCActcattaa
- the ELF1 gene encoding Elf1p (similar to Saccharomyces cerevisiae YKL160W | ELF1 | ELongation Factor): MGKRKKSTRKPVKRLVQKLDTQFNCLFCNHDKSVTCTLDKKNGIGSLSCKICGTNFQTMINTLSQPVDVYSDWFDAVEEVNANENNEEEDDEDGSSTRRRVVAGGSSDSDSDYESDSDEAGSAAAITKKSISARPTYSDDSDEDDRIERTKRTAATFSDDD, from the coding sequence ATGGGTAAGAGAAAGAAGAGTACCAGAAAACCAGTCAAAAGACTAGTACAAAAACTAGACACACAgtttaattgtttattttgtaatcaTGATAAATCGGTGACCTGCACCTTAGACAAGAAGAACGGTATTGGCTCGCTTAGTTGCAAAATTTGCGGTACTAATTTCCAAACCATGATAAATACATTGAGTCAACCAGTAGATGTATATAGTGATTGGTTTGATGCTGTAGAGGAAGTTAATGCAAACGAAAACAACgaggaagaagatgatgaagacgGTTCTAGCACCAGAAGAAGAGTTGTAGCGGGTGGATCTTCTGATTCCGATTCAGACTATGAATCCGATAGCGATGAAGCTGGATCTGCAGCTGCTATTACTAAAAAGAGTATATCTGCCAGACCTACATATAGTGATGATTCAGATGAAGACGATAGAATAGAAAGGACAAAACGGACAGCTGCAACTTTTTCGGATGATGACTAA
- a CDS encoding type I glyceraldehyde-3-phosphate dehydrogenase (similar to Saccharomyces cerevisiae YGR192C | TDH3 | Triose-phosphate DeHydrogenase (paralog of YJR009C | TDH2)): MVRVAINGFGRIGRIVLRIALSRPNVEVVAINDPFVSVDYAAYMFKYDTAHGRYKGEVTHDGKNLIIDGKKVLVFEERDPAQLPWGEHKIDVAIDSTGVFKELDTAQKHIDAGAKKVVITAPSSTAPMFVVGVNADKYTPDLKIVSNASCTTNCLAPLAKVINDNFGIAEGLMTTVHSTTATQKTVDGPSKKDWRGGRGASANIIPSSTGAAKAVGKVLPELNGKLTGMAFRVPTIDVSVVDLTVNLEKPTTYEEIKAVVKKASETTMKGVLGYTEEAVVSSDFLGDAHSSIFDAAAGIQLSPKFVKLVTWYDNEFGYSTRVVDLVEHVAK, translated from the coding sequence atggttAGAGTCGCTATTAACGGTTTCGGTAGAATTGGTAGAATTGTCTTGAGAATTGCCTTATCTAGACCAAATGTTGAAGTTGTTGCTATCAACGATCCATTTGTCTCTGTTGACTACGCTGCTTACATGTTCAAGTACGATACCGCTCACGGTAGATACAAGGGTGAAGTTACCCACGATGGTAAGAACTTGATCATTGACGGTAAGAAAGTTTTGGTCTTTGAGGAAAGAGACCCAGCTCAATTGCCATGGGGTGAACACAAGATCGATGTTGCTATTGACTCCACCGGTGTCTTCAAGGAATTAGACACTGCTCAAAAGCACATTGACGCTGGTGCCAAGAAGGTTGTTATCACTGCTCCATCTTCTACCGCTCCAATGTTTGTTGTTGGTGTCAACGCTGACAAATACACCCCAGACTTGAAGATTGTTTCCAACGCTTCTTGTACCACCAACTGTTTGGCTCCATTGGCCAAGGTTATCAACGACAACTTTGGTATTGCTGAAGGTTTGATGACCACTGTCCACTCCACCACCGCCACCCAAAAGACTGTCGATGGTCCATCCAAGAAGGACTGGAGAGGTGGTAGAGGTGCTTCCGCTAACATTATTCCATCCTCCACCGGTGCTGCCAAGGCTGTCGGTAAGGTTTTGCCAGAATTGAACGGTAAATTGACCGGTATGGCTTTCAGAGTCCCAACCATTGATGTTTCCGTTGTTGATTTGACTGTCAACTTGGAAAAGCCAACCACCTACGAAGAAATCAAGGCTGTTGTCAAGAAGGCTTCTGAAACCACCATGAAGGGTGTTTTGGGTTACACTGAAGAAGCTGTTGTTTCCTCTGATTTCTTGGGTGACGCTCACTCTTCTATCTTCGATGCTGCTGCCGGTATCCAATTGTCTCCAAAATTCGTCAAATTGGTCACCTGGTACGATAACGAATTCGGTTACTCCACCAGAGTTGTCGACTTAGTTGAACACGTTGCCAAATAA
- the MET3 gene encoding sulfate adenylyltransferase (similar to Saccharomyces cerevisiae YJR010W | MET3 | METhionine requiring), whose translation MPAPHGGILKDLIARDASKKQALLEETKNSKHNWTLTPRQVCDIELILNGGFSPLEGFLNEKDYLSVVNQSRLSDGLVWTIPITFDVDEKFASTLAKGDRISLFQDGEIPIAVLTVEDIYRPNKVLEAEKVFRGDPDHPAVVYLNEVAGDVYVGGSVEAIQLPVHYDYPGLRKTPSQLRSEFDSKNWDRIVAFQTRNPMHRAHRELTVRAAREQNAKLLIHPVVGMTKPGDIDHHTRVRVYQEIIKRYPNGMAQLSLLPLAMRMGGDREAVWHCIIRKNYGCTHHIIGRDHAGVKNSKGDDIYGPYDAQDLCKHFEEELGIDIVPFKMVTYLPDEKRYAPIDTIDLNVTKTLNISGTELRRRLREGGEIPEWFSYAEVAKILRENSPPRDKQGFVIQLSSTVGENLSINQLSIALLSTFLQFGGGRHYKIFKIDAQNNDLVYDFVKSGSGLIVPNTLENVNLKNVSDNVYIVGTSSEHADIVVGSKDNILHIVQKVVLFLEDNGYFKF comes from the coding sequence ATGCCTGCTCCACACGGtggtattttaaaagatttgatTGCACGTGATGCTTCTAAAAAACAAGCTTTGTTGGAAGAAACTAAAAATTCCAAGCATAATTGGACCTTAACTCCAAGACAAGTTTGTGATATCgaattgattttaaatggTGGTTTTTCCCCATTGGAAGGATTCCTTAATGAAAAGGACTATTTATCTGTTGTTAATCAATCTAGACTATCAGACGGGTTGGTTTGGACCATTCCAATTACTTTTGATGTCGATGAAAAATTTGCTTCTACATTGGCAAAAGGTGATAGAATTAGTCTGTTTCAAGATGGTGAAATTCCAATTGCCGTTCTTACAGTTGAAGATATTTACAGACCAAATAAGGTTCTGGAAGCTGAAAAGGTTTTCAGAGGGGATCCGGATCATCCAGCTGttgtatatttaaatgaagTAGCTGGTGATGTTTACGTTGGTGGTTCCGTTGAAGCAATTCAGTTACCCGTGCACTACGATTACCCAGGGTTGAGAAAGACTCCTAGTCAATTGAGATCTGAATTTGATTCTAAAAATTGGGATCGTATTGTTGCCTTTCAAACCCGTAATCCAATGCATAGAGCTCATAGAGAATTAACCGTTAGAGCGGCAAGGGAACAAAACGCCAAATTATTAATCCATCCTGTTGTCGGTATGACCAAACCAGGTGATATTGACCATCATACCCGTGTTAGAGTATACCAGGAAATCATTAAGCGTTATCCAAATGGTATGGCACAATTATCCTTGTTGCCATTAGCCATGAGAATGGGCGGTGATAGAGAGGCTGTCTGGCattgtattattagaaaGAATTATGGTTGCACGCATCATATCATTGGTAGAGATCACGCTGGTGTCAAAAACTCTAAAGGTGATGATATCTATGGACCATATGATGCACAGGACTTGTGTAAGCATTTCGAAGAAGAGCTAGGCATTGATATTGTTCCATTCAAGATGGTTACTTATTTGCCCGACGAAAAAAGATATGCTCCAATTGATACTATTGATTTAAATGTTACAAAGACATTAAACATTAGCGGTACTGAATTGCGTCGTCGTTTAAGAGAAGGTGGCGAAATCCCAGAATGGTTTTCTTATGCAGAAGTTGCCAAGATTTTAAGAGAAAATTCTCCACCAAGAGACAAGCAAGGTTTTGTTATACAACTTTCTAGCACTGTTGGTGAGAATTTAAGCATTAATCAACTAAGCATTGCGTTATTGTCTACATTTTTACAATTCGGTGGTGGTAGACATTACaagattttcaaaatagatgctcaaaataatgatttggtttatgattttgttaaaaGTGGTTCCGGTTTAATAGTTCCTAATACTTTGGAAAATgtgaatttaaaaaatgtttctGATAATGTCTATATTGTTGGTACTTCTAGCGAACATGctgatattgttgttggGTCTAAAGATAATATATTGCATATTGTTCAAAaagttgttttatttttggaagATAATGGTTATTTTAagttttag